The Mauremys reevesii isolate NIE-2019 linkage group 1, ASM1616193v1, whole genome shotgun sequence genome segment GTCCCATTGCAATCAGTGACATAACTTGATAAGTAAGGAACTACTCATCATGTGCAAAGGCAGCAGAATCTAGCCCGACTAACTCCATGCTACTACCCTCACCCACACCAATAGGACTATGGGCAGAGTGAGATGCTACTCTGTGGGAGCACTGGTGGACCTGCTCTAGCCCTGAGTAATTAATAGTATTGATATGTGGGGAATGGAGACATGGATTCAAAATAAACTTGACGGTGGAATTGAAAGAGATACACGTCCCCATTTATGGAGAAGAGATGTCTACAAAATGTTTCAGTGGATACCTATAAAATGTCCCAAGGTCTTTTACATAAGAGTCTTTGAAGGGAAGTGATGAAAGCCCCATCTCCTGAGAGTCAATTAAAACTAGGCTGCGAATATTCTGTGGGGATCAATCTGACATTGGTGGGGCATCTGGAAGTGTGAGAGGAGGGCATGAAATAgccatttcttctctctctctctctctgtatatatatatatatatatataaaaatttccATCTGTGGATTCTATGAGAGCTACTTATTTTATTTCAATGAAAGCTATTTACCATAGGAAATCTCACATCAAAGAGTAGGGAGAAACTAGAGAAAAGGTGGCAAGgaatctaacacacacacacacacacatatattcaatCCATTATACTGTGTCCTCATTTCACCACCActaccctacacacacacacacgcacacacacacacacacacacacttcccagaGCCAACAGTCAGGGCTTGCCAGGCTGGGTCTGATTTACCAGAGTACATTACATTTCTGATTTAATTACATGAAGTATTCAAATACACTAGCCGCCCCCGCTCCGCCACTGGCAATCTAGGAAAACCCTGGAGAGGGCCGTGCAAAGGGGGGAAGGAGAGGTTCAGGGGTAGGAGCTGAAAGGCCgaggggcacagagtggggaggaaggggggaagaggggagatcggcgggggggtggggggcgccgggctgcagggggatgggatgggatgggagggggtTCACGCCTTGCCTCTATCTTGTCGATCCTGTCTTTCAGCGACCGGACAGCATCCTCCAGCTCCTGGACCATGGCAGGCGAGTCCCAGGGCAGGTCGCCCATGGTGTCTTTGCGGGGCCCGCCCCAGAGAGCGGCGCTGTCCTGGAAGCTCAGCTCCAGCCCGTTCTCGCACTGGCTCAGCTTGCCCGTCAGCTCGCGGATGGTCTCCTGGTCGCTCAGGATCTGGTCCCTCTGCTGCAGCGCCGTCTGCCTCAGCTGCTCGGCCGCGGCGTGCAGGAAGAAGAGGTCCTCGGCgggcgcggggccgtcccccggCGCGGGGCTGTCGGAGGGGCACTCGGCCGGCAGCGGCGTGCAGAGGAAGCGGCTGAAGAgcggctggtgctgctgctgctgctggcggggccgGGCGCTGCCGGAGAGCAGCTCCAGCAGGGAGTCCTGCGGGCCGCCCGAGAAGCTCTGCCCAGCACCGTGGAGAGCGCCCGGCCCCTTGTCGGCGGCGGCGGCCGGCAGCAGGGCGGCGGCGGCGCTGGAGTCATTGTCAGCACCCCGGAGAGCTCCGGCGGGGCTGGCCGCAGGGTGGACGCTCGCGATGATGCAGATGATTGCACCAAGGAAAGCGAGCATCCCTGCGGCCAGGAGCACGGCCAGAAACTTCAGGGTGGCAGCTGCGAGGGgggccccgccccggcccggccaGCAGAGAACAAGGCGGGATGGCgggcggagggagggagagcgCGAGGCGGAGCGGGCGCTGCCTGAGGAGCCCCCGGCTGCCTTGTGCCGCCGGAACCAGCGCGGCGCCGAGTGTCTCCGGCGGGTGGGCACGTCACTGGCTCTGCCCCCGCGGGTCCCTCCTCGCCCTTCCCCGCACCCTTTCGGCGCCGGGCGGGGAGCGCAGCCTGCTGCCGGGGCTGCCTGCCGTGCGCGCGCGGCCTCTCCCGCCCAGGGGCGTGAGGGGAACCCGCCCtagagctgctgctgccgccgagCAGGGGAGCAAAACACCCCTcagaaccaccaccacccagctgggagctggctcagccccctccctgggcaAACAGGGGCTGCCACTTCACGAATTGGGGCCCCACTCCCAGAATCCACCACGCGGCCCCTGCAGCCCACCTAGCCTGGGCTGTTACACACATTTCTTTAAGCAAGGGGggagggttgccaattttggttggttTCATCACAtggcataatctttaattaaagactaatctttaattcctggagactctggGACAGTCCTGGAGGTTTGGCAACCcgacaaggggtgggggtggggaatcatACAATAAGAATAATTTTAAAGCAACAGCTAAGAGCTGCCAACAAGAATCCATAAGCGGTTTGTTCTATTCCCTCTTATTTTCTTTATTGCCATATCAAATAGGAAACGGTTTTGTCTTCTGGGAGGTGTTGAGCGTTTCAAAATATTAGACACATTAGTGGGGTTGTTGTGTGTCTCTGAAGCTAAAACTAATAGCtttcttcctttaaaaatgtattaaaggTAAATAACTAGACCCAGAAATATAAACCAGAAGTACACATGTTCCTACTCTCTCCAACATTACTGAAGTGCCGTGCACACTGGTAacctaaaaacaataaaataaaatcatagcaGCCCCCAGGAAGCCTTCTTAGGAAAACGTGTTCAGGAGTCTGGGGGATGTCCATGGGTAGgattggaaggattagatttttattggtaaatgttgattttactGTACCTGTATAAATCAATGAGAACATGTTTCCatcaaataataattaaaatgtatAGACGGACAAAGtaagaaaatgctgcttgagacctTATTAAATGATTTAGACTTTTGAATTGGGCTTTCTATAAAGGGAGTAGCAAATTGATAGTAAAAACAGGTCTGATctgttgatttaaggatatttattttgtgtatttgGACACACAATGTTGACAAATTGTGTTTTCAcagtttataaagctttaactttttgaattgcAGCATCAACTGTCATTAAAGAATGATCTGACCCCACTCCCAATTTCCTGCatttgtgaacatttaaattgatgaagatgaaaaatgctttaaaataaaccttGATCTTTTCAGTCAAAATTATATGGCCAAAAATCAAAATCTGCCAAGGTTGTTTATGTGCCTGACCCAGAGCCCAGtgatgtcagtggaaagactcccattggctgcaatggGCTGTGGATCCAGCCCCATCTGGTGGGTGCCTGAGGGTCTGCGTGTCCTCTTGGTGGGTGGGTGCCAGCATGAGTGTAGATGTGCCATGTGAGGAGCCATCCATGTGGCATCTTGTCATCAcatggatgcaggaggggggtaTCACTGTGTGTGTTGGCATGCTTGGGTGTTGGAACCTGTATAGGAGTGTGATGGGGTCTAGCTTTTGGATGTCAGTAGCTGGATGGCTCTCCTTGCTTTATTTTACTGTAAACTGTTGGCCTGTCTCCCCAGCCCAGGAAGGAATCAGCACCATGTCCAGATCTCTTTCAGGCCCTTCCCTCAAGGCATGGTTTATTAATTCAAGCAAAGAAATCACAAAGAAACACAAGACAAAGTTATTTTGCTAACCAACAATTATCCATAGAGGCCTAATGGCCTTTCATTCTGCCTGCCTCGCTCTGCTCCAGGGCCACTCACAGGAGCTAACCCCCATCCCACAGCTCTCCTGAGCTCTCTCAGCCTTTTATACGGATcgcctgcccccttcccagctggaTGTGATAATAGAACAAGGCTGGCTGGCCCCAGACCCCCTGACACTTAAAGGGGCAGACCATCTTGTTACACCTACACTCTCCTGCTCCTTGCTTTTCTTGCTACACCCTTTCTTTCTGCCTTGTTGGAGTGTAAGTTCATCCACTTCAACCAGTTTGCGCTGACTTACCAACATGTAACCTGCTACACCATTTGTCACctttgaatctggcccattgGGATAATGAGGGTTTTCAGGTATAAAAGCCACAGTCAACATTAACAGAGGCAAAAGGAGAGCAAGAAGCCACAATTCCCATGGAGAATCAGACTCCAACGGGATGTTCTAAACATGCATTTCTCTATATTCTTCCCAAATTGGTCACTAGTTACCAAGGAATTAAATTCTTAAGTAGTTCAAATATAAATGAAATACCCAAATTAGAACCTCGGGGAAGATAAGTTATCAGAATTCCCAGTGAAAACTTGTGACACCAATTATCcttaacttaaaaataaatacactCTCAGTCTCTTCCTTTAGCACATGAACCATTTCCCTGGTCTGGGCAGTAGTAAAACAAACCATCAGATATTGCTTCAGCTTTGAGCTTAATTAGAGGATGGGTAAAAGGTTTTACAAAGGTAACAAAGCAGATTTTatttgtgtgtttggttttggaGGAATTTGACTTATGAGAAAAGACTAAACTATCTACATATGTTTAGATTTGCCAAAGTTTAGTGCTTTCCTGAGGGAGGATCCTAATGAAGATATGACAATTCTCTTCAAGTATATGAAAGGTGTAAACACCAAGGAGGGGAAGGAATTGTTCAGAGTGTTGTTCTTTGGTCCAAAAATGAAAGGGGCTGGAGATCTTGTGAGATGCATGTTTTCCCCTGCCTGCAAGAGTGCTTGTTCTTCCTGATTTCAGCTGACACAAAAAGCCTGAGTTAGAGGTCTAAACTCCTATACAATGAATAGGGAGATATAGGCACCTTAGTTCATGACCCATAAAAGCCAACATGCTAGgtagggagccacctaagctagccaatgggggATGCTGAGGAGAAGAGTGTGCGCTCAGGAGGTGCCTGTCTCTGCTTACTTATCCACAAATGCGGGGACACTGCCTGGAGTCAGGCAGCTCTGGCATCTAAGGCatttcttgtggcaatgagttaggtgcctgcctTGCTCCACACAGTATGTCTGGAGGAGGAGGTAGCACTATCCACCCTAAaactttagcccagtggttagcccACTTGCTTggtatgtgggagacccaggttcaatttccccctctttgacagtgggggagaagggagcccCCCCCATTCAAATCCTAACTCTGACCACTGAGCCATGGGGTAGGCCGATATGaggctccctcagcctctcctgtcAAAACTTATTCACAGTGGAACAACTAATAATGCAGGAGGACTGGCTGCCCCTGGGTCTCCTACCTCCCAGGTGGGTGggctaaccactggactacagagcCATTCTCTATCtctggcccattgactgttccactgtggataaatatttaaatagtcactggaccagagagagagagaatggctctGTAGTCTGGTGATCAGGGCCCCTGGTCGGAGACCCAGggtccaatcccccctgctccaaTCTCTCTTTTACTATTTATCCAGAGCTGaatgacttcaacaggagagactgagggaaccccGCATCAGAATGTCCcctagcctagtggttagaggagcTCTCTGCTGAGAGACAGGATTTGAACAAGGTCTCCCGTCTCCTCCTCTGGCAGACAGGGGggaattgaacttgggtctcccacatcccaggtgagtgctctaatcactgggcaGCACTACCTCCTCCTACTCCTCATCTTAAATGGGACTGGATCTGGTAAGCAGCACACTTACTGGATTGAGCCCTGTGCAACTTAGGTGGCTGAATGCCTGTCTTCCCGCAGTATGTGAATTGCTCTGGGCCTAGGGAGGACATAGGCACCCAGACAGCTAgtgtgaggcagcagtgcacaaatccagaggcagaaacttaagaGCCTAGGGAAGttttacccaggggcggctctaggcaccagcgggccaagcgcccgcttggggcggcatcctggggagggcggcatttggctccggtggagctcccgccggcatgccagcggcaggtccaccggagcccgggacgagcggacctgccgcaggcatgactgcggggtcccgtcttcccgcggctcggttgagctcccgcaggcatgactgcggcaggtccgctcgtccgggctccggtggacctgccgcaggcatgccggcggagctccaccgagcaaatgccgcctcccaggaggccggagccgcgggaagaggggacccgccgcgggactggggaagggcggcgcagcgctctgcgctgcttggggcagcctactttgtagagccgcccctgcttttacCCTGCAACTTAAGACAccgagtgagtttaggtgcctacggTGTTTGGCAGGATTTTGTGGACATAGTGGAGCGTAAAACTGTGACTTAGGCATCAATATCCCAGACATAGGGACTTAAGTAATTTTGTGGATCCTACCCCCAGTGACTTGACTCATTTAAAAATGGATTGACCTGAGCACTGGAGAATATACTATAGGGAATAGACCTGTATTAGCCAGAGGTCGGGGGAGTACAGACAAGACCTATATTAATAAGTATTTTCTCTAACCCCTGTGAAAGAGAGAGCATAGTGAGCAGAGCTCTCTTCCTTGGAGGAAAGATGTCAGGGTAACTTAAGAGAGAATATCAGACTGACAAGTCTTTATTCGGAAGTACAAGGAAATCTGCTGCTATCTTGAGAGTAATAACCCTGTGTTAATGTTCCCCTCATAAGTGTCCTTTACATTAAGTATGACTTTAAAGTCCTTTGCACTGTAGTGTTTGACTTATGCAAAGCTACACACACTTTTCCTGTCCCCGTACCGCCTATTTCCATTCTCCCCTCTCTGAAAGCACAATAGAAGCAGTAGGTACAAAGCTTTCAGGCAATTTatccaagtgattttttttaatcaaaagagCCTATTCAGAGATTGGTAGCCATCAAACCGGCAGAAGGAGGCACTCTGCTCTTGTGCTCAAGACTTAAGCCACCCAGAgaagaagtgagatttttttctgtatttgagAAATAAAAAACAACCATCACTTTACAGTGGATCTAAACAACATGCTCGGTACCCATGGTTTCTTTCTCCTTGATAGTGTCTCTTGTAGCAGTTACTGTTAATA includes the following:
- the NPTXR gene encoding neuronal pentraxin receptor translates to MFSLIYTGCGEGRGGTRGGRASDVPTRRRHSAPRWFRRHKAAGGSSGSARSASRSPSLRPPSRLVLCWPGRGGAPLAAATLKFLAVLLAAGMLAFLGAIICIIASVHPAASPAGALRGADNDSSAAAALLPAAAADKGPGALHGAGQSFSGGPQDSLLELLSGSARPRQQQQQHQPLFSRFLCTPLPAECPSDSPAPGDGPAPAEDLFFLHAAAEQLRQTALQQRDQILSDQETIRELTGKLSQCENGLELSFQDSAALWGGPRKDTMGDLPWDSPAMVQELEDAVRSLKDRIDKIEQELPARANISTSSSPVLTRDVLHTKMEELEEQLLSKILSLEKERSSVTNNNDQQQEEVEKELSVLQSRVSELEQEHPGAQDFNPPDAYKVTIPVRTNYMYARMKKSLPELFAFTVCMWLKSKASSGLGTPFSYSAPGQANEIVLMEWGHSPMELLINDKVAQLPLNLKDGTWHHICIAWTTRDGVWWAYEDGEQRGSSENLAAWHPIKPHGVIILGQEQDTLGGRFDATQAFVGEIAQFNIWDHILTPTEILGLANCTSHLKGNVIQWDDELVEVLGGATKWSFEMCEERMKA